The Flavobacterium faecale genomic sequence AGCTCAGATGTGATTCTGGGCTTTTGTTTTAAAACAAATCCTCAATTTATCTCAAATCCCTAGCCCAGATAGCAGTGGAAATCCTTTTTGGACCTTTTTTTTCCCAAAAAGATTGTAACGCCCCGAAGCGTCGGGGGCAGGAAATAGCTCCAAAAAACGAAAAAACTTAGTCCCTTAGAAACTTTGCCACTTAGTCCCTTTTCCGTACTTTTGCAAAAATAATTTATCACCCTTAAAACGTTTATAGCATGCAACTGTATAACACCTTAAGCGCAGATGAAAGAGCCGAACTTATTGATCAGGCGGGACAACAACGTCTCACATTGTCTTTCTATGCGTATGCCAAAATTCAAGATCCCAAAAAATTTCGCGACGAACTATTTGTAGCCTGGAACGCACTCGATGCTCTTGGCCGCACCTATGTGGCGACCGAAGGTATTAATGCTCAGATGAGTGTTCCTGCCGAAAATTTTGAAGCTTTTAGAGATACTCTTGAAGTGTATGAGTTCATGAAAGGTATTCGTTTGAATGTAGCGGTGGAGCACGACGACCATTCGTTTTTGAAATTGACGGTAAAAGTGCGCGACAAAATTGTTGCTGACGGTCTAAATGATGAGACATTTGATGTGACCAACAAAGGCGTGCATTTGAGAGCGGCAGAATTCAACGAGATTCTTGAAAACCCAAATACGATTGTGGTGGATTTCAGAAATCATTACGAAAGTGAAATTGGCCATTTTAAAAACGCCATTACGCCAGATGTAGAGACTTTTAGAGAATCATTACCAATTATCAACGAGCAATTAAAAGATTTTAAAGAAGATAAAAACTTGGTGATGTACTGCACAGGCGGTATTCGTTGTGAGAAAGCTTCGGCTTACTTTAAACACCAAGGGTTCAAAAATGTATTTCAGCTAGAAGGTGGAATCATTCAGTATGCCAAACAAATCAAAGAAGAAGGTTTGGAAAGCAAGTTTGTGGGTAAGAATTTTGTTTTTGACAATCGCTTAGGCGAAAGAATCACTGACGATATTAT encodes the following:
- a CDS encoding rhodanese-related sulfurtransferase is translated as MQLYNTLSADERAELIDQAGQQRLTLSFYAYAKIQDPKKFRDELFVAWNALDALGRTYVATEGINAQMSVPAENFEAFRDTLEVYEFMKGIRLNVAVEHDDHSFLKLTVKVRDKIVADGLNDETFDVTNKGVHLRAAEFNEILENPNTIVVDFRNHYESEIGHFKNAITPDVETFRESLPIINEQLKDFKEDKNLVMYCTGGIRCEKASAYFKHQGFKNVFQLEGGIIQYAKQIKEEGLESKFVGKNFVFDNRLGERITDDIISQCHQCGKPCDNHTNCENDGCHLLFIQCDECKTAMDNCCSNECLEITRMPLVDQVRLRTGKQVGNKVFRKGKSENLKFKHSGDLADVALGTAQKPADIRQKIKVKKVLVGKVDHYYVKAGVGLFSIENKELAVGDKIIIAGPTTGNQELTLEKMMVNDIEGTVAKAGDRITFKVPFRVRLSDKLYKVLVS